A window of Metopolophium dirhodum isolate CAU chromosome 6, ASM1992520v1, whole genome shotgun sequence genomic DNA:
AAAAATAACCGCCTTAATAGACCTATGTCTCCTCACTTGACTATTTATAAGCCTCAATTAACAACCATGTTATCTATTACACACCGTGGAACTGGAGTGGCATTGAGTGGTGTTACTGCTGGATTAGGAGCATGTAagttttatgttgtttttttttatcttaaattatctataggcaagtatatttgataatcaaaaaaataaaaactaattatatttacttcTGTGGCCTCACCCTGCAAGTagacgtttttaaaaaataaatataatcaacgTAGGTATTTACAAAGTAATTCAAAAGTGATCCCATGTTAGTTCCATTACTGTACTCTGCCCAGTGAGAGAGCGCAACCAGGCGGCAACCAAAACATGTTATTGTACGTACATGACCTCATGGCTGGAGAAATATTAAACCTCTCCTCATCATTTAGATTAGGCGTGCAAAACCTGGACattttaggtataaatataaatataaaattttaatttaaaaaaaaatgttattttaagaagcttttaagaattaaaaaacattttccaatttttaagtataatagtttatgtttGATCAAAATTACCGGTACATGCAGgcggtataaatataaattttgaatgtGGCCCACGAGTTGAAAAAGGTTGGGTACTGATTTAGATACATGGTAGAGTTGTGTTATCTCACTGGACAGATATATAGTTTCttgcttaattatttatatcaatattaaatgtgtaaaaattGCTCTACATAAAccgatatcaaaaaatatttataatttaataattaaatttttgttataaattgagCAACACAATGTCTGTCATAGCAttattaattttccaaaattttattaatcaaaGTATTTCTCACTCcataattttgtattgattaaaatattttattacagtatTCATTTTCACGGATTTGCCGACATTTGTGCAATTTGTGCATGGGTTGGAACTACCATCAGCCGCTATTATGTCAGCTAAAGGATTAGTTGCTTATCCATTCTTCTATCACCTATGTAATGGTATTAGACATTTGGTGAgttttaatgaacttaataccaattttagttttaaaaaattaatactatttgttttgtttaggtGTGGGATGCTGGTAAATGTTTGACCATCAAACAAGTTTATTCAACTGGATATGGTGTGATTGTCGGTAGTTTACTTCTAACAGTATTGTCTTTAGCTTAtactacataaataataaaacaacaaattgTTCAGTTTCTtactttattatacaaaattattcatttaaaataaaatatgtttgttcaaattaatgtattatacagtttatgttataatattttagttatctcAATATTTATTTGCCAGATAGAATAACAAgttgtataagtaatatagttacattatattggtatgtatgtaatacgtaacatttttttaaatcattacaaaaataataatgttaaaaatcattttgttttttatttatttctcaaTGATACAATTGtgacagttttataatataaatattgtttttgtggtAGATACaagtttttttgtttctaaCCGATTTTTCGTAAGGTTTACATTATCAcggttacttattaacaaaaaaatatttataattcatagatTTACCTtgtagatgaaaaatattgagttatggttattttattataaatatcataatattattgaatatattttatggagATTGAAAGTAGATTACACTAATATTGGAAAAGAAAGAATAAAATCGGTACTATAATACTGACATAGAATTTTAGTAGTATAACTGTTTATAAAGCCCAGTCCAGACCAAAAAAGATTTGTTGGTATCATATGTTTCTGTCATTAtcatcaacaaatatttatgttaccgCTTATGACAGGAAATCGGAAACATTGTTGATGATACGCGTCTCAGACAAATTTTTCTTTAGTCTGGACAGGGCATAATGTGTACAAGTGTAGGTATAACATTCATAAACATGCCTGAACAACAATATTTCTCATTACAACATCTGTCGGGGAATAAACAAGGACAAATGTGGCAGTATCtgtttataactaattatttttctagaaaTAACAATATTCATTGTACTGAATAGTAAACTTACTGTGTTTAATTGGCTATTTACGTGGTGAGCAGTtcgctttataatattttatattttttcggttATCGGGACTAGCAACCATAGTACATAATACACTTTAGACACGACGGGGTCACTCGCTCacttagaaaatttaaataaaaaatatccctCCATTATCCTATGTAACTCCACCTGGCACCTAGGGTAGTCtcgagtaaaaataaaatttttaaaagcacatattatattatatccgcgcGCAGTGTGGTCATTCGTTTGCTGCACACGCTCAgacaatttaaatcaaaaatatcgcTCAACTTTatatgtaaaaccaccttggGTAGTTCTTGAGGTAAGGTTATGTTAAGTTGGGTTACTCCGAGACCTACTCAAGgtggtttaaatgtttaatattatagcaaatTGAGGGATGTTTTCTATTTAGATTGcccgagagagagagagtaccATGCACTCTGCCttgtcaatatttttatgatgcAGTAGGAGAACAATGAGAAATGgcaattttacataattattatgaaggGTGAAATTTCAATGCACTtgtaacattgtttttttttctagcaTAATTTTTGATGCTTGTTTTGTTGCAAATCTATGTAGGTAATGTCTTGTTGAATGGATATaccgaatttaatattttttcattataacttTAAGCAGCTTTTGTAAAATTGGAGTTCTTGAACACTTTCTTTAATATCATCAAGAGCTCTGTGCTTACACGATTTGATTGGAACTTCATTAGCTAATTCGGGTTTCCAAcgtctaaaatgtatacatttattaatattatatacgttaattagaatttgttatatactcaaaaatttttgttaaatgggatttaaaataaattaaactgttaATTCAAGATAGATAGGTTGTAGGTTCTTGATAACCTGACTTTTAAGATGTATTTACTCACCTTTAAACTTTTATATCATAACATAAAAATctgaagataaaaaaattaaatgtatcagAAACTTCAAATATCAGATTATCaaactacaaaacataaaactatGAAAACGAGAATAAGCGGACCAAGATCATACAGCCACTCACTTGAATAAACG
This region includes:
- the LOC132946311 gene encoding succinate dehydrogenase cytochrome b560 subunit, mitochondrial-like, which translates into the protein MALYLRSVHRLCTARQAMSFQTPTIHRMITMQVKTVQEVEGKSKETHDDKNNRLNRPMSPHLTIYKPQLTTMLSITHRGTGVALSGVTAGLGALFIFTDLPTFVQFVHGLELPSAAIMSAKGLVAYPFFYHLCNGIRHLVWDAGKCLTIKQVYSTGYGVIVGSLLLTVLSLAYTT